The Thermosynechococcus sp. genome has a segment encoding these proteins:
- a CDS encoding four-carbon acid sugar kinase family protein produces MPAVTRPKIIVLDDDPTGSQTVHSCLLLTRWDVDTLCRGLADSVPIFFILTNTRALPAEMAAEVTRTVCRHLKEAIAQTGTTDYILVSRSDSTLRGHYPLETDIIAAELGPFDAHFLVPAFLEGGRITRDSQHYLMVEGQAVPVHETEFARDSVFGYHHSYLPDYVAEKTQGRIRATAVERFVLADIRNPETLLSRLTQLQGNVCAVVDAESQRDLDQFAAAVLQVVSQGKRFLFRSAASLLTALAQLPPQPTPPEAMATYCRPGRYGVVLVGSHVRKTTEQLTALLQEPDVFPIEVPVARLRDSAVAEAEIIAEVLAAVDRAIAQGKTPVIYTSREELTFADAPTRLTFGQRVSEGLMAIVQQLPTDLRYLISKGGITSNDVLSKGLNLATVRLLGQVIPGCSVVRTGADHPRFPELPVVLFPGNVGDREALRTVYHRFQGSGPAI; encoded by the coding sequence ATGCCCGCGGTGACGCGCCCAAAAATTATTGTCCTAGATGATGACCCCACCGGTTCGCAAACGGTGCACAGTTGCCTGCTGTTGACCCGTTGGGATGTGGATACCCTCTGTCGTGGCCTTGCCGATAGCGTACCCATCTTTTTTATCCTCACCAATACCCGTGCCTTGCCAGCAGAAATGGCAGCGGAAGTAACGCGCACGGTTTGTCGTCATCTCAAGGAGGCGATCGCCCAAACAGGCACAACCGACTACATTCTTGTCAGTCGTTCTGACTCCACCCTCCGCGGCCACTATCCCCTGGAAACGGATATCATTGCTGCGGAACTGGGTCCCTTTGATGCCCATTTTCTAGTGCCTGCCTTTTTGGAGGGGGGGCGCATTACCCGCGATAGCCAGCACTATCTCATGGTCGAGGGTCAGGCTGTGCCTGTCCATGAGACGGAGTTTGCTCGCGATTCCGTCTTTGGCTACCACCACAGTTATTTGCCCGACTATGTGGCCGAAAAGACCCAAGGGCGCATTCGTGCAACAGCTGTGGAGCGCTTTGTCCTTGCCGATATACGCAATCCAGAGACCCTGCTCAGCCGCTTGACTCAATTACAAGGTAATGTCTGCGCCGTTGTGGATGCCGAAAGCCAAAGAGATTTGGATCAATTTGCAGCAGCGGTGCTGCAGGTGGTCAGCCAAGGAAAACGCTTTTTGTTCCGCAGTGCCGCCAGTTTACTGACTGCCCTCGCACAACTGCCCCCCCAACCCACCCCCCCAGAGGCAATGGCCACCTATTGCCGCCCTGGGCGCTATGGCGTAGTTTTAGTGGGTTCCCATGTGCGCAAAACCACTGAACAGCTGACCGCCCTGCTGCAGGAACCCGATGTGTTTCCCATTGAAGTGCCCGTGGCACGATTGCGGGACAGTGCGGTGGCTGAAGCAGAAATCATTGCGGAGGTCTTGGCGGCGGTGGATCGGGCGATCGCCCAGGGGAAAACCCCCGTCATCTATACCAGCCGTGAGGAACTCACCTTTGCAGATGCACCGACACGGTTAACCTTTGGGCAGCGGGTTTCTGAAGGGCTGATGGCGATCGTTCAGCAGTTACCCACCGATTTGCGCTATCTGATCAGCAAAGGAGGCATCACTTCCAACGATGTCCTGAGTAAGGGCTTAAACCTAGCCACGGTTCGCCTCTTGGGGCAAGTGATTCCCGGCTGCTCCGTTGTGCGCACTGGTGCTGATCATCCCCGCTTTCCAGAATTACCCGTGGTGCTGTTCCCCGGCAATGTGGGCGATCGCGAGGCCCTGCGCACGGTTTATCATCGCTTTCAGGGCAGTGGCCCTGCAATTTAG
- a CDS encoding cytochrome c gives MSLVNTVGAKSTVWRWLLPVLVVLLMGGGWMFSLLLPLQDPYIQAVRATVGDPSRGEQIFILNCAGCHGIDGKGEVGPSLVQISHRRSQVQLIQQIISGNTPPMPKFQAQPQDMADLLSYLKTL, from the coding sequence ATGAGTTTAGTCAACACGGTTGGGGCGAAATCAACGGTATGGCGGTGGCTGCTGCCTGTTTTAGTAGTACTGCTGATGGGCGGCGGTTGGATGTTTTCTCTCCTGTTGCCCCTGCAGGATCCCTACATTCAAGCCGTACGGGCGACGGTGGGCGATCCCAGTCGCGGCGAACAAATTTTTATCCTCAACTGTGCGGGCTGCCATGGCATTGATGGTAAGGGGGAAGTCGGCCCTAGCCTCGTGCAGATTAGCCACCGGCGATCGCAGGTCCAGCTCATTCAGCAAATTATCAGTGGCAATACCCCACCCATGCCCAAGTTTCAAGCCCAGCCCCAAGACATGGCTGACCTATTAAGCTACTTGAAGACACTCTAA